A single genomic interval of Chitinophaga sp. 180180018-3 harbors:
- a CDS encoding trimeric intracellular cation channel family protein, which translates to MQLTYIQVLELLGTFAFAVSGATAAINKSYDVIGLFALAFVTAIGGGTIRDLLIGATPVAWMTDELTNTAIIVAAIIAAVFFSYVKKLTRLLSTFDAIGLGMFTITGINKGIAVHLPVPVCVALGVITGTFGGLLRDVICGEQPILFTREIYAVASISGGILYVAAGHFTGISGEVAQSIAVAVIVTIRLVSLRHNWQLPRLRA; encoded by the coding sequence ATGCAGCTTACCTACATACAGGTATTGGAACTTTTGGGCACTTTTGCATTTGCGGTTTCGGGAGCAACGGCAGCAATCAATAAATCATACGATGTGATCGGGCTTTTTGCCCTGGCATTTGTAACAGCCATTGGCGGCGGAACCATACGCGACCTGCTTATCGGCGCCACGCCGGTTGCCTGGATGACGGACGAACTGACCAATACCGCTATTATTGTTGCCGCTATCATTGCCGCCGTGTTTTTCTCCTATGTAAAAAAACTCACGCGCTTACTCAGCACTTTCGATGCAATAGGACTCGGAATGTTCACCATCACCGGCATCAACAAAGGGATAGCTGTACATCTGCCAGTGCCTGTATGCGTGGCTCTGGGCGTCATTACGGGCACCTTCGGCGGACTGCTCAGGGATGTTATCTGCGGCGAACAACCTATTCTCTTCACCCGGGAAATATATGCCGTAGCCTCAATTTCAGGTGGCATATTGTATGTTGCGGCCGGACATTTCACCGGTATATCCGGAGAAGTAGCGCAGAGTATAGCCGTTGCCGTTATTGTTACCATCCGGTTGGTAAGTCTTCGGCATAACTGGCAACTTCCCCGTTTACGGGCATAA
- a CDS encoding S9 family peptidase, with product MKRITLVIVFTALYLIQVQAQPGKGIRWSRDGKSYYKATAAGIETVAFEGSSAVKVPASAYNGMPLRDFYFSADEKKLLLYTNSKKVWRYETRGDYWVLDLASGKLQQLGKDKPGSSLMFAKLSPDGTKAAYVSGHNIFVEDLATAQETAMTTDGTRRFINGTFDWAYEEEFGCRDGFRWSPDSKKIAYWQIDATKIRDFLMIDNTDSIYSFTVPVEYPKAGESPSACRVGVVEVETAKTTWMQVPGDQQQHYIPRMEWVPGKNTLIIQQLNRKQNNSKLMLCEAATGKARTIYEESDSAWIDVKSRWDDDNIAGWDFVGNNKSFIWVSEQDGWRHLYNVNTEDGKATLLTPGNYDVISIAKIDEAAKAIYFLASPENPQQQYLYKVSLNGGKAERITPANEPGTHDYKISPYSNWAIHDFNNAVTYPVSENLQVPAHKSTGDVVISAINRSAKMTNKPEFFTITTTDGVTLNGWMSKPRNFDPTKKYPVVFYVYGEPAAATSLDAVGAGRNFLYDGDMAADGYIYVSMDNRGTPLPKGRTWRKCVYRKVGLINARDQAMGAQALMKKYSFIDPERVAVWGWSGGGSMTLNLMFQYPQIYKTGIAIAAVGNQLTYDNIYQERYMGLPEENREDFVKGSPITYAKNLQGNLLYIHGTGDDNVHYQNAEMLLNELIRYNKQFQFMAYPNRTHSISEGQGTFEHLSTLYTNYLRAHCEPGAK from the coding sequence ATGAAACGAATCACATTAGTCATTGTTTTTACTGCATTGTACCTGATACAGGTGCAGGCCCAACCCGGAAAAGGCATCAGATGGAGCCGCGACGGGAAATCGTACTATAAGGCTACTGCAGCCGGTATTGAAACGGTTGCATTTGAAGGATCTTCTGCTGTGAAGGTACCGGCCAGTGCTTATAATGGAATGCCGCTCCGTGATTTTTATTTTTCGGCAGATGAAAAGAAACTGCTGCTATATACCAACAGCAAAAAAGTATGGCGCTATGAAACCCGCGGCGATTACTGGGTGCTGGATCTGGCCAGCGGAAAGCTGCAACAGCTGGGGAAAGATAAACCCGGTTCTTCGCTGATGTTTGCCAAGCTGTCGCCCGATGGAACGAAAGCCGCCTATGTAAGCGGGCATAATATTTTTGTGGAAGACCTGGCAACAGCGCAGGAAACAGCTATGACAACGGATGGTACGCGTCGCTTTATCAACGGTACTTTCGACTGGGCCTATGAAGAGGAATTTGGTTGCCGCGATGGTTTTCGCTGGAGCCCCGATAGCAAAAAAATTGCTTACTGGCAGATAGACGCTACAAAGATCAGAGATTTCCTGATGATCGATAATACAGATTCTATCTACTCCTTCACCGTACCGGTAGAATATCCGAAAGCAGGAGAGAGCCCTTCAGCATGCAGGGTAGGAGTAGTGGAGGTGGAAACTGCTAAAACAACCTGGATGCAGGTTCCCGGCGATCAGCAGCAGCATTATATTCCCCGTATGGAGTGGGTGCCCGGCAAAAATACACTCATCATACAACAGCTCAACAGGAAGCAGAACAATAGTAAGCTGATGCTCTGCGAAGCGGCTACCGGCAAAGCCCGCACTATTTATGAAGAAAGCGACAGCGCCTGGATAGATGTGAAATCCCGTTGGGACGATGATAATATCGCTGGTTGGGATTTTGTTGGTAATAATAAATCATTCATCTGGGTAAGCGAACAGGATGGATGGCGTCATCTGTATAATGTTAATACGGAAGATGGAAAAGCAACGTTACTCACTCCTGGCAATTATGACGTGATCAGCATCGCAAAAATTGATGAAGCTGCAAAGGCGATTTATTTCCTGGCATCTCCTGAAAATCCTCAGCAGCAGTATCTTTACAAGGTATCGTTGAACGGAGGGAAAGCAGAACGTATCACACCAGCCAACGAACCTGGTACACACGATTATAAGATTTCACCGTATAGCAACTGGGCTATTCATGATTTCAACAACGCAGTAACCTATCCGGTTAGTGAAAACCTTCAGGTGCCTGCTCATAAAAGTACCGGCGATGTGGTCATCTCTGCCATCAACAGATCGGCAAAGATGACGAACAAGCCGGAGTTCTTTACCATCACCACTACAGATGGCGTAACCCTGAACGGCTGGATGAGTAAGCCCCGGAACTTTGATCCCACAAAGAAATACCCGGTGGTGTTTTATGTATACGGTGAGCCGGCAGCAGCAACATCGCTGGATGCCGTAGGCGCCGGCCGCAATTTCCTTTATGATGGTGATATGGCCGCTGATGGTTATATCTATGTATCAATGGATAACCGCGGTACGCCTTTGCCTAAAGGCCGTACCTGGCGTAAATGTGTTTACCGGAAAGTGGGCCTCATCAATGCGCGCGACCAGGCAATGGGCGCTCAGGCATTGATGAAGAAGTATTCCTTTATAGATCCGGAACGCGTGGCAGTATGGGGCTGGAGCGGTGGAGGCTCGATGACGCTGAACCTGATGTTCCAGTATCCGCAGATCTACAAAACAGGCATCGCCATTGCTGCAGTAGGTAATCAGTTAACATACGACAATATTTACCAGGAACGCTATATGGGATTGCCGGAAGAAAACCGGGAAGATTTTGTAAAAGGATCTCCGATCACTTATGCAAAGAACCTGCAGGGCAACCTGTTGTATATTCATGGAACCGGCGATGATAACGTGCATTATCAGAATGCAGAAATGTTGCTGAATGAGTTGATCCGCTACAATAAGCAGTTCCAGTTCATGGCATATCCTAACCGTACGCATAGCATTTCGGAAGGACAGGGAACATTTGAACATCTGTCTACCCTGTACACAAATTATCTGCGTGCACATTGTGAACCGGGGGCAAAATAG
- a CDS encoding DUF3820 family protein, with the protein MDLTQPDPELLRQLVVMKMPFGKYKDVVLCDLPVSYLEWFQRNGFPKGKLGMLLETMLVIKMNGLSQLLAPLRKK; encoded by the coding sequence ATGGATCTGACACAACCGGACCCGGAGCTGCTCAGGCAGCTGGTAGTGATGAAAATGCCCTTTGGAAAATATAAGGATGTTGTTTTGTGCGATCTGCCGGTAAGTTACCTGGAATGGTTTCAGCGTAACGGTTTTCCCAAAGGCAAGCTGGGGATGTTACTGGAAACCATGCTGGTCATAAAAATGAATGGGCTGAGCCAGTTGCTGGCGCCGCTTAGAAAGAAATAG
- a CDS encoding polymer-forming cytoskeletal protein — MINVRHFFRNIIVPGAFRIPKTVSVNGSIDASVSGRIDGNVRGDVKTTGKLVVSETANIRGHIYATDLVVQGKVYGDVYISNKAHISNKALVKGDVNAMVLEIEEGAVVEGAIRKNVQPVQKTEAVSETEEEKTAVAAEATQADVEEEQNTSWF; from the coding sequence GTGATCAATGTCAGACATTTTTTCCGAAATATAATTGTCCCCGGAGCTTTTCGTATCCCTAAAACAGTATCCGTGAATGGGAGTATTGATGCCTCCGTGTCCGGTCGTATAGACGGCAACGTTAGAGGGGATGTAAAAACCACCGGCAAGCTGGTGGTGAGTGAAACAGCAAACATACGCGGCCACATATATGCTACAGACCTGGTTGTACAGGGAAAAGTGTATGGCGATGTATACATCAGCAACAAAGCGCATATCAGCAACAAAGCACTGGTAAAGGGTGACGTAAATGCGATGGTGCTCGAAATCGAAGAAGGTGCAGTGGTAGAAGGTGCCATCCGGAAAAATGTACAACCGGTGCAAAAAACAGAAGCAGTGTCTGAAACAGAAGAAGAGAAAACTGCGGTTGCTGCCGAAGCCACTCAGGCGGATGTTGAAGAAGAGCAGAATACGAGCTGGTTTTAG
- a CDS encoding ParM/StbA family protein, giving the protein MKVSTTSFPSVFETAFGNTENSSKDLLSGLKIKKDDTWYLVGNLAKRGGINPNRITNAAPSEEDYEILFKAALLNTIDKVQQPISLTVGFPFSTYNIYKNNAEQFLSKRHFLIDYDTQTYNTKGSFKKAMFDIEKYEVIPEIVGGIIGLKKTINEPQLDNFIAVSFGFGTIEGGMATGDGLIHRTCFSSHGIRYAINNLTRELNQKHYLEMKNEHQVDDAFMKGSIFTNRKRIDLREMRKSVLTQYYKEVVSPLMRSYFTDLDFETCEKIYLMGGGAYYRELTDAFVEEFRDFVPVEVAPEPEKLMSVGYLYNSLRISDNKPQRCVGLDLGNASSIISTFDDHAQPTTATTPNPITH; this is encoded by the coding sequence ATGAAAGTATCTACAACCAGCTTCCCAAGCGTATTTGAAACCGCATTCGGAAACACAGAAAACTCAAGTAAGGATCTGCTCAGTGGATTAAAAATTAAGAAAGATGACACCTGGTACCTCGTGGGTAATCTGGCCAAAAGAGGCGGCATCAACCCTAACAGGATCACCAATGCAGCGCCTTCCGAAGAAGATTATGAAATACTCTTTAAAGCTGCTTTGTTAAATACAATAGACAAAGTACAACAACCTATCTCCCTTACTGTAGGTTTCCCGTTCTCTACCTACAACATCTACAAAAATAATGCGGAGCAGTTTCTCAGTAAACGTCATTTCCTGATCGATTACGACACCCAAACCTACAATACCAAAGGCTCTTTCAAAAAGGCCATGTTTGATATTGAAAAATATGAGGTGATCCCGGAAATTGTAGGAGGCATCATCGGGCTGAAAAAGACCATCAACGAACCTCAGCTGGATAACTTTATTGCTGTCAGCTTCGGATTCGGTACTATCGAAGGAGGCATGGCCACCGGCGATGGACTGATTCACCGCACCTGCTTCAGCTCTCACGGTATCCGTTATGCCATCAACAACCTGACCCGCGAACTGAATCAGAAGCATTACCTGGAAATGAAGAACGAACACCAGGTAGACGATGCGTTTATGAAAGGTTCTATCTTTACCAACCGCAAGCGGATCGACCTCAGGGAAATGCGCAAGAGCGTGCTGACACAATATTACAAAGAAGTGGTATCTCCCCTGATGCGCAGCTATTTCACTGACCTGGATTTTGAGACCTGTGAGAAGATTTACCTGATGGGCGGTGGCGCGTATTACCGGGAACTGACAGACGCTTTCGTGGAAGAGTTTCGCGATTTCGTACCTGTTGAAGTAGCGCCGGAGCCCGAAAAACTCATGAGCGTTGGCTATCTCTATAACTCATTAAGAATATCAGACAATAAACCTCAACGCTGTGTAGGCCTCGACCTAGGTAATGCAAGTTCGATTATTTCAACTTTTGATGACCATGCGCAACCTACAACAGCAACCACTCCTAATCCCATCACCCACTAA
- a CDS encoding M1 family metallopeptidase, whose product MPTNIKKAYDRQTRSHTGAPGARYWQNKAAYDISVRFDTASNRIAGSEQIRYTNNSPDTLRMLNFKLFPNLFQKGAVRNMPVSADDLFDGVVIRNMKINGIDKPVPVPPRGTNMPVSVPDLLPGQSLQCQLDFSYTLNENTHIRTGSVDTGAYFIAYFFPRIAVYDDINGWDMIPYTGAQEFYNDFCDFRVAITVPGPYQVWATGDLKNAAEVYNEKYIKRIAQAEKSDDIIAVVDSSDIRQGRITRPGRTNTWRFEAENVTDFAFGTSDHYCWNSTSVVVDSTTRRRARVDVAFNPLHTDFVEVISYARTTVDRMSHYFPKWSFPYNHETVFDGLDQMEYPMMVNDNPLANRAQAIELTDHEIFHTMFPFYMGINETQYAWMDEGWATIGEWTISPCIDSSIVDDYGMAPYNSIAGKMQDLPIMTPSNQTTEAYVTNSYPKPALGYLYVKDMLGDSLFLKALHYYISQWHGKHPQPYDFFNCMNTGAGKNMNWFWKSWYFDNGYPDLGITRVTQKGKNGSVEITSIGTKPVPVDVTLYFDDGSTMKLHRSIACWEKGNRQVTLDFTSGHKVKKAVLGSTWAADVDKSNNVMEN is encoded by the coding sequence ATGCCAACTAATATCAAAAAGGCTTACGACAGGCAGACCCGCAGCCATACGGGGGCACCTGGCGCACGATACTGGCAGAATAAAGCCGCCTACGATATCAGTGTAAGATTCGATACTGCCTCCAACCGGATTGCCGGATCGGAGCAGATCAGGTATACTAATAACAGTCCGGATACACTGCGGATGCTGAATTTCAAGTTATTCCCGAACCTGTTCCAGAAAGGAGCCGTCAGGAATATGCCGGTTTCGGCAGACGACCTGTTCGATGGGGTGGTGATCAGGAATATGAAGATAAATGGCATCGATAAACCAGTGCCGGTGCCACCCCGTGGCACCAATATGCCTGTTAGCGTGCCGGACCTGCTGCCGGGCCAATCGCTGCAGTGTCAGCTCGACTTCTCCTACACGCTCAATGAAAACACGCATATACGTACGGGCTCCGTGGATACCGGCGCTTATTTCATTGCTTATTTTTTTCCACGTATAGCCGTTTACGATGATATCAATGGCTGGGATATGATCCCGTATACAGGCGCGCAGGAATTCTACAACGACTTCTGCGATTTCCGCGTAGCGATAACGGTGCCTGGCCCTTATCAGGTATGGGCCACCGGCGACCTGAAGAATGCAGCAGAAGTATATAACGAAAAGTACATCAAACGCATCGCCCAGGCCGAAAAGAGCGATGATATCATTGCGGTGGTGGATAGCAGCGATATCCGCCAGGGCAGGATCACCCGGCCCGGCCGGACGAATACCTGGCGCTTCGAAGCTGAGAACGTTACAGACTTCGCTTTTGGTACCAGCGATCATTATTGCTGGAACTCCACCAGCGTGGTGGTCGACAGTACTACCAGGAGGCGCGCCCGGGTGGATGTAGCGTTTAACCCGCTCCATACAGATTTCGTGGAGGTGATCAGCTATGCCCGGACTACCGTCGACCGGATGAGCCACTATTTCCCGAAATGGTCGTTCCCGTATAATCATGAAACAGTATTCGATGGCCTGGATCAGATGGAGTATCCGATGATGGTGAACGACAACCCGTTGGCGAACAGGGCGCAGGCTATTGAACTGACCGATCATGAGATTTTCCATACCATGTTTCCGTTCTATATGGGTATCAACGAAACCCAATACGCCTGGATGGATGAAGGCTGGGCTACCATCGGGGAATGGACGATATCCCCCTGCATCGACAGCAGCATCGTGGACGACTATGGAATGGCCCCGTACAATAGCATCGCCGGCAAGATGCAGGATCTGCCCATTATGACGCCATCCAATCAAACTACAGAAGCATATGTAACTAATTCTTATCCGAAACCTGCGCTTGGGTATTTATATGTGAAAGATATGTTGGGCGATAGTCTCTTCCTGAAAGCGCTGCATTACTATATTTCACAATGGCATGGAAAGCATCCGCAACCATACGATTTCTTCAATTGTATGAATACCGGGGCCGGAAAAAATATGAACTGGTTCTGGAAAAGCTGGTATTTCGATAATGGCTATCCGGATCTTGGCATCACCCGTGTAACGCAAAAGGGCAAAAACGGCAGCGTGGAAATTACTTCCATTGGTACCAAGCCGGTACCAGTAGATGTTACCCTTTATTTTGATGACGGCAGCACGATGAAACTCCACAGAAGCATTGCCTGCTGGGAGAAAGGAAACCGGCAGGTAACGCTTGATTTTACATCCGGCCATAAGGTGAAAAAAGCCGTGTTGGGTAGCACCTGGGCTGCGGATGTAGATAAGAGCAATAATGTAATGGAGAATTAG
- a CDS encoding DUF4249 family protein, with protein sequence MKYLFLIILPVMCLGIITGCQRQLELPSYIKVSPRVVMYSELVANEKPEVRVGKSKPVMPGMNNNFELVANAEVKLLDKNGKELETLEYVKDSSNVMSVYRGQTTLLAGRTYKLQTRIPDMKPVTGNTTIPTSFRVELLDTLRSLLNGRPVLRFHFSITTAPNVRQYIVMEALKQSATVDTSFSYQGRRYRKSQNDSLYNKVKDLPGANPKKDTIYLNDYLRIPCYTQDENADNNQIGGLNENYNSILFTQYGRPLETNFYINAIALSSNPTEAIAPVGRVLVYVKSVSKEYYDFLMTYEKVKRNPGLNSLIQAIQLRSNTQNGLGVVGGVYEKVYYLYYDSL encoded by the coding sequence ATGAAGTACCTGTTTCTAATAATATTACCGGTGATGTGTCTGGGGATCATAACTGGCTGTCAACGGCAACTGGAGCTGCCCTCCTACATCAAAGTTTCTCCCCGGGTGGTGATGTACAGCGAACTGGTGGCGAATGAAAAGCCAGAGGTGCGCGTAGGAAAAAGTAAACCGGTGATGCCCGGCATGAACAATAATTTTGAGTTGGTGGCGAATGCAGAAGTAAAACTACTGGATAAAAATGGCAAGGAACTGGAAACACTCGAGTATGTGAAAGACTCCAGCAATGTAATGAGCGTGTACCGCGGCCAGACCACTTTACTCGCCGGAAGAACGTACAAATTGCAAACCAGGATTCCTGATATGAAACCGGTAACCGGCAACACTACTATTCCCACTTCATTCAGAGTAGAGTTGCTCGATACCCTGCGCTCACTGCTCAACGGCCGGCCGGTACTGCGCTTTCATTTCTCTATTACTACAGCACCAAACGTCCGCCAGTATATTGTGATGGAAGCCCTGAAACAAAGCGCTACTGTTGATACTTCCTTCTCTTACCAGGGGCGTCGTTACCGCAAAAGCCAGAACGACTCTTTATACAACAAGGTAAAAGATCTTCCCGGTGCCAACCCGAAAAAAGATACCATCTACCTGAATGATTATCTCCGCATTCCCTGTTATACACAGGATGAAAACGCGGATAACAACCAGATTGGCGGATTGAACGAAAACTATAACAGTATCCTGTTCACGCAATACGGCCGCCCGCTGGAGACCAATTTTTATATTAACGCCATTGCACTCAGCTCTAATCCAACAGAGGCCATCGCGCCTGTTGGGCGTGTACTCGTGTACGTTAAATCCGTTTCAAAAGAGTATTATGATTTTCTCATGACCTACGAAAAGGTAAAAAGAAATCCAGGCCTGAACAGCCTGATTCAGGCTATTCAGCTACGCAGCAATACCCAGAATGGCCTCGGGGTTGTTGGCGGAGTTTATGAGAAAGTGTATTATCTCTATTACGATAGCCTATAG
- a CDS encoding carboxypeptidase-like regulatory domain-containing protein, giving the protein MSYSSSFLHLNKKVQLTGNERTTGAVLNTILQGTGIQAAALNGKIFLLRETSQTQYYTISGFVKEVNSNEAIIGASVYDPVTRRGTETNAYGFYNLQVPDTCQGVVFSHISYKPVFQRLPPPDEGQLDIHMESRGMLQTVVVNGEHDTLNSQPGYVNMPVGYVSQFPALLGEKDVLKSLQLYPGTSSSLESSSNLLIRGGGADQNLYLLDGVPLYHTGHLFGLFSIFNGDAVKDVSLFKDAFPARFGGRLSSVVDIRTKDGNMKEWHGSTTLSPVSASALLEGPIVKDKSSVSLSFRRSLVDLLYGRIYLQDYGKYYLYDVNFKLNQIINNRNRIYISFYRGYDRMFIQSSNPIIQLFDDYNFDWSNISAAVKWTRVVTPKVFSNTTLTYSRFNNIFTQNSVIPLSYSDSLFVKGKGVSRVRDIAIKNETEYMVSNNHHVSLGAGYVYHNFAPTAYQTNISAGEATKRKAPIYYMSEVNVYAEDEISAANDRLIIRPGLYIGALAQKSSFYLSAQPRFMIRWKLPQTQFIQASFSKMTQFVHQLTTPVINLPTDLWVPSTDNIQPEHAYSYSLSYQRQWNNQWRFNTNFYYKQLKDLVTTNTVLNIFDNSDLWEKKVISGNGYNYGSEVLIEKTRGKLTGLLSYTLSWSWRQFDRLNGGKRFPYKEDRRHNISLALKYRINPKWQISATWKYASGAPFTLPLAIFPDYDWARNIKGYLDERYSPFTSFQLNYLPYIYNLNNYRLPPVHHLDIGATLNLGNERRFKHVISGGLYNIYNRSNPFIVSFDQFSYVSYDDVYPLQLYQYSIFRTLPYLSYTFKF; this is encoded by the coding sequence GTGTCTTATAGTTCCAGCTTTCTTCATCTCAACAAGAAAGTACAGCTGACCGGCAATGAACGCACAACCGGCGCGGTATTAAATACTATTCTTCAGGGTACCGGCATACAGGCCGCTGCATTGAATGGTAAAATATTCCTCCTCCGGGAAACATCGCAAACACAGTATTACACCATCAGCGGTTTTGTAAAAGAGGTCAATAGTAATGAGGCTATCATCGGGGCATCGGTGTATGATCCGGTAACCCGGAGAGGTACAGAAACCAATGCCTATGGGTTCTACAACCTGCAGGTACCTGATACCTGCCAGGGTGTTGTGTTTTCGCATATCAGCTACAAACCTGTGTTTCAGCGCCTGCCTCCCCCGGACGAAGGCCAGCTCGATATTCATATGGAGAGCAGAGGTATGCTGCAAACGGTAGTGGTAAATGGCGAGCATGATACCCTGAACTCTCAGCCCGGTTATGTGAACATGCCGGTTGGTTATGTGTCGCAGTTTCCGGCACTGCTGGGCGAAAAAGATGTATTAAAATCGCTGCAGCTGTACCCCGGAACGAGTAGCAGCCTGGAGAGCAGCAGCAACCTGCTGATCAGAGGTGGCGGCGCCGACCAGAACCTTTACCTGCTCGACGGCGTTCCCCTGTACCATACCGGTCACCTGTTTGGTCTGTTTTCAATTTTTAACGGAGATGCTGTAAAAGATGTGTCCCTGTTCAAAGACGCTTTCCCTGCCCGTTTTGGCGGCCGCCTTTCCTCTGTGGTGGATATCCGTACCAAAGATGGGAATATGAAAGAATGGCACGGCAGCACCACGCTTAGCCCGGTATCCGCCAGCGCATTGCTGGAAGGGCCTATCGTAAAAGACAAAAGTTCTGTTTCCCTCTCGTTCCGCAGGTCGCTGGTAGATCTCCTGTATGGCAGGATCTATCTACAGGACTATGGTAAATATTATCTCTATGATGTCAACTTCAAACTAAATCAGATCATCAATAACAGGAACCGCATCTATATAAGCTTCTACCGCGGTTACGACAGGATGTTCATTCAAAGCAGCAATCCGATCATCCAGCTGTTTGATGATTACAATTTCGACTGGAGCAATATCAGCGCAGCAGTGAAATGGACCAGGGTGGTAACGCCTAAAGTCTTCTCCAATACTACGCTTACCTATAGCCGGTTTAATAACATCTTCACTCAAAATTCCGTTATCCCACTCTCCTATTCCGATTCCCTTTTTGTTAAAGGGAAAGGCGTTTCAAGGGTACGGGATATCGCTATCAAGAATGAAACAGAATATATGGTAAGCAACAACCACCACGTGTCTCTCGGAGCCGGTTATGTTTATCACAACTTTGCACCTACGGCTTATCAGACGAATATATCCGCAGGAGAAGCCACCAAGCGAAAGGCGCCTATCTATTATATGTCTGAAGTAAACGTTTATGCGGAAGACGAGATCAGTGCAGCGAATGACCGCCTCATTATACGCCCTGGTTTATACATCGGTGCGCTGGCACAGAAATCCTCTTTTTATTTAAGCGCACAGCCCAGGTTTATGATCCGCTGGAAACTGCCGCAGACACAGTTTATACAGGCTTCCTTCTCTAAAATGACGCAGTTTGTGCACCAGCTGACTACACCGGTGATCAACCTCCCGACCGATCTGTGGGTACCCAGCACCGATAATATTCAACCGGAGCACGCATATTCTTATAGCTTGTCTTATCAGCGCCAGTGGAACAATCAATGGCGGTTCAACACCAACTTCTACTACAAACAGTTGAAAGACCTGGTGACCACCAATACGGTGCTTAATATATTCGATAACTCGGATCTGTGGGAAAAGAAAGTAATCTCCGGTAACGGTTATAACTATGGCAGTGAAGTGCTGATCGAAAAAACACGCGGAAAACTAACCGGGCTGCTGTCGTATACCCTCTCCTGGTCGTGGCGCCAGTTCGATCGCCTGAATGGCGGCAAGCGGTTCCCCTATAAGGAAGACCGCAGGCATAATATATCGCTGGCATTGAAATACCGCATTAATCCGAAATGGCAGATTTCCGCCACCTGGAAATACGCGAGCGGAGCCCCATTCACGCTGCCGCTGGCGATCTTTCCGGATTACGACTGGGCCCGTAATATCAAAGGTTACCTGGATGAACGCTATTCGCCGTTCACCAGCTTCCAGCTGAATTATCTGCCCTATATTTATAATCTAAATAATTATCGCCTGCCTCCTGTTCATCATCTGGATATCGGCGCCACCCTTAATCTCGGTAACGAGCGGCGCTTCAAGCATGTGATCAGCGGCGGCTTGTATAATATATATAACCGCAGCAATCCGTTTATAGTAAGCTTTGACCAGTTTTCTTATGTTTCGTACGACGACGTGTATCCGTTACAGTTATATCAATACAGTATATTCAGGACGCTGCCTTATCTGAGTTATACTTTCAAATTTTAG
- a CDS encoding DUF4974 domain-containing protein: MQFNDLPLVDILPQLADFYAKDIRIDEKYRETASQQKATITFRDQSCDEVLHELQLLLGFNYKQTGDTIVISQ, from the coding sequence TTGCAATTTAATGACCTGCCACTTGTTGATATATTGCCACAATTAGCCGACTTTTACGCAAAAGATATCAGGATTGATGAAAAGTACCGGGAAACAGCTTCGCAGCAGAAAGCTACGATCACATTCCGGGATCAATCTTGTGACGAAGTTTTGCATGAATTACAACTATTGCTGGGATTCAACTACAAACAGACAGGCGACACTATTGTTATCAGCCAATAG